A genomic region of Anopheles aquasalis chromosome Y, idAnoAquaMG_Q_19, whole genome shotgun sequence contains the following coding sequences:
- the LOC126579927 gene encoding neurobeachin isoform X12: MAELTRPPLGDIKRPEEVVKMSMTDNLKFAVLIGLIEVGQVANREVVNTVLHLLVGGEFDIELNFVVQDAQNVKHMLELLDHCPANLQAEVWSVFIAILKKSVRNLQACTEIGLIEHVLARLYQAEPIVADLLIEMLGVLASYSITVKELKLLFGAMKAVNGKWPRHSAKLLNVLKQMPHRNGPDVFFSFPGRKGSAVVLPPLAKWPYENGFTFSTWFRLDPINSVNIEREKPYLYCFKTSKGVGYTAHFVGNCLVLTSMKVKGKGFQHCVKYEFQPRKWYMIAIVYIYNRWTKSEIKCLVNGQLASSTEMAWLVSTNDPFDKCYVGATPELDEERVFCGQMAAIYLFSEALTTQQICAMHRLGPGYKSQFRFDNECYLNLPDNHKRVSDEATKSNASVAMLSLSPTSHVPLESNIHRNLVSGGSGAAGFAAAATMSAANTTAAGGASLATSATDPSGESFDFVSVLYDGKLSSAIVFMYNPVATDGQLCLQSAPKGNLSYFVHTPHSLMLQDVKAVVTHSIHCTLNSIGGIQVLFPLFSQLDMPYEGTDVRKDPTLCAKLLGFICELVESSQTVQQHMIQNRGFLVISFMLQRSSRDHLSLDVLGSFLSLTKYLVTCLSANSDLLLKQLFCFSFLTWQLLDHVLFNPSLWIYTPATVQARLYAYLATEFLSDTQIYSNVRRVSTVLQTVHTLKFYYWVVNPRSKSGITPKGLDGPRPAQKDILAIRAYILLFLKQLIMIGNGVKDDELQSILNYLMTMHEDENLHDVLQMLISLMSEHPSSMVPAFDVKHGVRTIFKLLAAESQLIRLQALKLLGFFLSRSTHKRKYDVMSPHNLYTLLAERLLLYEESMSLPTYNVLYEIMTEHISQQILYAKHPEPESHYRLENPMILKVVATLIRQSKQSEQLIEVKKLFLSDMTLLCNNNRENRRTVLQMSVWQEWLIAMAYIHPKSSEEQKLSDMVYSLFRMLLHHAIKYEYGGWRVWVDTLAIVHSKVSYEEFKLQFAQMYEHYEKHRTDNITDPALRQQRPISTISGWEHQGSTGSGKPPTESELVLEGHRGCAGPPHHQSVASIGTSATIATAAGCICGPETGETVMKNSTDDGFVGNSLPQDGACGKQNNLVNEQTADGKEPVTKRNTYTAEQAAGDEEVEDEEEEEEADEVPEEGKVEEVDAEENDPDQRRMLVVGDVKGAAAAASGTSDALVVQRIVDEIVDKSTANLVLAGWEERAVGAHCEKNGKQQIQAKDTPTEPTSSPVIKDEEIELAVNEVVKMSQLKPLEDESRSGHQQVSDSLSLVDAETISNSENVKDDSRRMKTTEEPLYKDENDEAKVAAFVHRYVEEMLDRVISEPEAAAEHSVEATESVTCEVQQMVQSIITDAVERAEKTNGTTTSGSVPQCQFGPESGGVVFHHGDHHEGTANSYAKISVVSEAMEGMAGNEKIVLLSEEEDERAVEEDENDEEEEDEEMEQGSEEEDEDEKDEKKQKEKKAVEQKVDEDDDDEDEEEEEEEEEEEEEEEEEEEEDEEQDEEEDEEDASKPGVLVGANEANQLSTKHETIAKAITEPSGTAEIMVTGSAPNSVPVAPEQMDTHKRSSTSAGAHPQTHASKVSTNGVNSGKLPSAPSTNSQPSLAQSMAGGGNGDGITYEGQPKRSSKQSSSSTGNRPMFSPGPTRPPFRIPEFKWSYIHQRLLSDVLFSLETDIQVWRSHSTKSVLDFVNSTENAIFVVNTVHLISQLADNLIIACGGLLPLLASATSPNSELDVLEPTQGMPLDVAVSFLQRLVNMADVLIFASSLNFSELEAEKNMSSGGILRQCLRLVCTCAVRNCLECKERTRGLYNGMALKDIPGGVHLQALIRGAQSTSSKTIIESLSGPLSPVKDPEKLLQDMDINRLRAVIYRDVEETKQAQFLSLAIVYFISVLMVSKYRDILEPPVELQIHRNSSPVVHQRATPTQGTQSMQDGEYEVIVVDESNSSVIADDSHSSGPLSIKSVDSDGGSLNLNSTENDPQEVETSSEIMPDDHKPTNSNDESWTDVNLNDDGVGDLKPRGADVPVAVLGSGGGGGGVGAGAIGVGGNDSGIMSIQTVGGGGLRLDGSGEPPVSSGEAGKHESSDISVVRMPEGYGPSSVSSAVVVGGGGVGGSNRGRNTDELNLKTPFVGQIPLAIPSREASLTQKLEIALGPVCPLLREIMVDFAPFLSKTLVGSHGQELLMEGKGLTTFKNSHSVVELVMLLCSQEWQNSLQKHAGLAFIELINEGRLLSHAMKDHIVRVANEAEFILNRMRADDVLKHADFESQCAQTLVERREEERMCDHLITAARRRDNVIASRLLEKVRNIMGNRHGAWGDMNANYSRQIYWKLDAWEDDARRRKRLVQNPRGSSHPQATLKASLVNGLGTAASAASAAAAAAAAAGASVAATNAPEDAGGDDTTAGVAGGSNRVALGGRSSRDELYSQIAVPRSQQPDLLDDSELLIEDRELDLDLTGPVNISTKAKLIAPGLVAPGTMSITSTEMYFEVDEENGEFQSIDAEVLKYCDHLHGKWYFSEIRAIFSRRYLLQNVALEIFLASRTSILFAFPDQHTVKKVIKALPRVGVGIKYGIPQTRRASMMSPRQLMRNSNMTQKWQRREISNFEYLMFLNTIAGRTYNDLNQYPVFPWVLTNYESRELDLSQPSNYRDLSKPIGALNPSRREYFEERYETWDTPGIPPFHYGTHYSTAAFALNWLIRIEPFTSMFLALQGGKFDHPDRLFSSVALSWKNCQRDTSDVKELIPEWYFLPEMFYNASEYRLGQRDDGTVVGDVELPPWAKTPEEFVRLNRMALESEFVSCQLHQWIDLIFGYKQRGPEAMRATNVFYYLTYEGSVDLETIGDLVTREAIENQIRNFGQTPSLLLMEPHPPRSSAMHLSPMMFNTMPDDVCMSLKFHLNSPIIHISANTYPQLPMPSVVTVTAGHQFAVNRWNCQYTASIQSPSYAESAQNMNANLPLTMDPLLSQINGHNSSSNQQNRRHLGDNFSQKLQIKSNCYVTTVDSRFLIACGFWDNSFRVFSTETAKIVQIIFGHFGVVTCLSRSECNITSDCYIASGSADCTILLWHWNARTQSIVGEGEIPTPRATLTGHETAVTSVVISAELGLVVSGSISGPVLVHTTFGDLLRSLEAPKGFISPENITLSREGFIVVNYDEGSVAAYTINGKLLRYETHNDNFQCMLLSRDGEYLMTAGNKGIVEVWRTFNLAPLYAFPACNSGIRSLALTHDQKYLLAGLATGSIIVFHIDFNRWHHEYQQRY; this comes from the exons ATGGCGGAGCTCACGAGACCACCACTCGGCGACATCAAGCGGCCCGAGGAGGTGGTGAAGATGTCGATGACTGACAACCTCAAGTTCGCCGTCCTCATCGGACTGATCGAGGTGGGCCAGGTGGCAAACCGCGAAGTCGTCAACACGGTGCTGCATTTG CTGGTCGGTGGCGAGTTCGATATTGAGCTGAATTTCGTGGTACAGGATGCGCAGAACGTGAAACACATGCTCGAGCTACTCGACCACTGTCCGGCCAACTTGCAGGCCGAAGTGTGGAGCGTGTTTATCGCGATTCTTAAGAAGAGCGTACGCAACCTGCAGGCCTGCACGGAGATCGGGCTGATTGAGCACGTGCTGGCTCGCCTGTATCAGGCGGAACCCATCGTCGCAG ATCTGCTGATCGAGATGCTGGGCGTGCTAGCGAGCTACAGCATTACTGTGAAGGAGCTAAAGCTGCTTTTCGGGGCGATGAAAGCCGTGAACGGCAAATGGCCTCGCCATTCGGCCAAGCTGCTCAACGTTCTGAAGCAGATGCCGCACCGCAATGGACCAGACGTGTTTTTCAGCTTTCCCGGCCGGAAGGGTTCG GCCGTTGTACTACCACCGTTAGCGAAATGGCCTTACGAGAATGGTTTCACCTTCAGCACCTGGTTTCGGCTCGATCCGATCAATTCCGTCAATATCGAACGAGAGAAACCGTATCTGTACTG ttttaaaACGTCCAAGGGTGTCGGTTACACGGCCCACTTCGTCGGCAACTGCCTGGTGCTAACGTCAATGAAGGTGAAGGGCAAAGGTTTTCAGCACTGCGTGAAGTACGAGTTCCAGCCGCGCAAATGGTATATGATAGCGATCGTGTACATTTACAACCGGTGGACGAAGAGCGAAATCAAGTGCCTGGTAAACGGACAGTTGGCCTCCAGCACCGAGATGGCATGGCTCGTATCCACGAACGAC CCATTCGACAAGTGCTACGTTGGAGCAACGCCAGAACTAGATGAGGAGCGTGTATTCTGCGGCCAGATGGCGGCCATCTACCTGTTCTCTGAGGCGCTCACAACACAGCAAATCTGCGCGATGCATCGACTAGGCCCTGGCTACAAG TCTCAGTTCCGCTTCGATAACGAATGCTATCTGAATCTGCCGGACAATCATAAGCGGGTGAGTGACGAAGCAACGAAATCTAACGCATCCGTCGCCATGTTGTCGCTTTCGCCAACGTCCCACGTCCCGCTCGAGTCCAACATCCATAGAAATCTTGTTAGCGGGGGTTCGGGCGCAGCTGGGTTTGCAGCCGCAGCTACCATGTCCGCGGCCAATACCACCGCGGCCGGCGGCGCTTCCCTAGCTACTTCTGCCACCGACCCCAGTGGCGAATCGTTTGATTTTGTATCC GTATTGTACGATGGGAAATTGTCGAGCGCTATCGTGTTCATGTACAATCCTGTTGCAACCGACGGTCAGCTCTGCCTGCAGTCTGCCCCCAAGGGTAACCTATCTTACTTCGTCCATACACCGCACTCGTTGATGCTGCAG GATGTGAAGGCCGTAGTAACGCACTCGATACACTGCACGCTAAACTCGATCGGTGGCATCCAGGTGCTGTTCCCACTGTTCTCGCAGTTGGATATGCCATATGAAGGAACGGACGTTCGAAAGGACCCAACACTGTG tgCTAAACTGCTTGGGTTCATTTGTGAGCTCGTCGAAAGTTCGCAGACGGTGCAGCAACATATGATACAG AACCGTGGATTTCTGGTGATCTCGTTCATGCTACAACGGTCGTCCCGTGATCATCTGTCCCTGGACGTACTAGGGTCGTTCCTGAGCCTTACAAAGTATCTGGTGACGTGTTTGTCAGCCAACTCGGATCTGCTGCTGAAACAG TTGTTCTGTTTCTCATTCCTCACCTGGCAGCTACTCGACCATGTGCTGTTCAATCCGTCGCTTTGGATCTATACGCCGGCCACGGTGCAGGCTCGCCTTTACGCCTACCTGGCGACCGAGTTCCTGAGTGACACACAAATCTACAGCAACGTCCGGCGGGTAAGCACGGTGTTGCAGACCGTGCACACTCTCAAATTCTACTACTGGGTAGTGAATCCGCGCTCGAAGAGCGGTATCACACCGAAGGGATTGGATGGTCCGCGGCCAGCCCAAAAGGACATCTTGGCCATCCGAGCGTACATTCTGCTGTTCCTCAAGCAACTGATCATGATCGGTAACGGGGTGAAGGATGACGAGTTGCAGAGCATTCTCAACTACCTGATGACCATGCACGAGGACGAGAACCTGCACGacgtgctgcagatgctgatATCGTTGATGTCTGAGCACCCAAGCTCGATGGTGCCGGCGTTCGATGTGAAGCACGGCGTGCGCACAATCTTCAAGCTGCTCGCCGCCGAAAGCCAGCTGATCCGGTTGCAGGCCCTTAAGTTGCTGGGATTCTTCCTCTCGCGCAGCACGCACAA GCGAAAGTATGATGTAATGTCGCCCCATAACCTGTACACACTCCTTGCCGAGCGGCTACTGTTGTACGAGGAGTCAATGTCGCTGCCCACATACAACGTGCTTTACGAGATCATGACCGAGCACATCTCGCAACAGATTCTGTACGCTAAGCACCCGGAACCGGAGAGCCACTATCGGTTGGAAAATCCAATGATACTGAAGGTGGTTGCCACGCTGATACGACAGTCGAAACAATCggagcagctgatcgaggTCAAGAAGCTTTTCCTGTCCGACATGACGTTACTGTGTAACAATAATCGCGAAAACCGGCGCACCGTGCTGCAGATGAGCGTGTGGCAGGAGTGGCTGATCGCGATGGCCTACATCCACCCGAAGAGTTCCGAGGAGCAGAAGCTGTCGGATATGGTGTACTCGCTgttccggatgctgctgcaccatgcGATCAAGTACGAGTACGGTGGTTGGCGAGTATGGGTTGACACTCTAGCGATCGTGCACTCGAAGGTATCGTATGAGGAGTTTAAGCTACAATTTGCCCAAATGTATGAGCACTACGAGAAGCACCGTACGGACAACATCACCGATCCGGCACTACGGCAACAGCGAccgatcagcaccatcagcggctGGGAGCATCAGGGGTCCACTGGCAGTGGTAAGCCACCTACCGAGTCCGAGTTGGTGCTGGAAGGACATCGGGGCTGCGCTGGACCACCGCACCATCAGTCAGTAGCGTCTATTGGTACCagtgccaccattgccactgcCGCCGGATGCATTTGTGGACCCGAAACTGGCGAAACGGTCATGAAGAACTCTACCGACGACGGATTTGTTGGCAATTCGCTCCCTCAGGACGGTGCGTGCGGCAAGCAGAACAACCTAGTGAATGAGCAAACCGCAGACGGCAAAGAGCCAGTTACAAAACGGAATACTTACACAGCCGAACAGGCCGCTGGCgatgaggaggtggaggacgaggaagaagaagaagaagcagacgaAGTGCCAGAGGAAGGCAAAGTAGAGGAAGTAGACGCGGAGGAGAACGATCCTGACCAGCGAagaatgctggtggtgggtgatgtGAAGGGTGCCGCAGCCGCTGCTTCGGGAACATCTgatgcgctggtggtgcagcgTATCGTCGACGAAATCGTTGACAAATCAACCGCCAACTTGGTGCTGGCAGGCTGGGAAGAGCGGGCCGTGGGAGCGCATTGCGAGAAGAATGGCAAGCAACAGATCCAGGCAAAAGACACACCGACCGAACCCACATCATCGCCCGTAATCAAAGACGAAGAGATCGAGCTTGCGGTCAATGAGGTGGTGAAGATGAGCCAGCTTAAGCCTCTCGAAGACGAGAGTAGAAGTGGCCACCAACAGGTCAGCGATAGTTTGTCGCTTGTTGACGCCGAAACGATAAGCAATAGCGAGAACGTAAAGGATGATTCGCGAAGAATGAAGACAACAGAGGAGCCGCTGTACAAAGATGAGAACGATGAGGCGAAAGTAGCGGCATTCGTACATCGATATGTCGAGGAGATGCTGGACCGTGTGATTTCCGAGCCGGAAGCTGCAGCCGAGCACAGCGTAGAAGCGACGGAATCGGTTACTTGCGAGGTACAGCAGATGGTCCAATCGATTATCACCGATGCCGTGGAACGAGCGGAGAAAACGAATGGTACTACCACGAGTGGAAGCGTACCGCAATGCCAGTTTGGTCCAGAGAGTGGCGGGGTGGTGTTCCATCACGGCGACCACCACGAGGGAACGGCCAACAGCTACGCCAAGATTAGTGTGGTTTCCGAAGCAATGGAAGGGATGGCGGGTAACGAGAAGATCGTTTTGctcagcgaagaagaagatgagcgGGCCGTGGAGGAAGACGAAAatgacgaggaagaagaggacgaggagatgGAGCAGGGGTCtgaggaagaagacgaagatgaGAAGGatgagaagaagcaaaaggagaagaaggcggTGGAGCAGAAggtggacgaggacgatgatgacgaggatgaagaggaggaagaagaagaggaagaggaagaggaagaagaagaggaggaggaagaagaggacgaggaacaggatgaagaggaagatgaagaggatGCAAGCAAACCAGGAGTGCTTGTGggagcaaacgaagcaaaccaGCTGTcgacgaaacacgaaacgattGCAAAGGCCATTACGGAGCCATCGGGAACGGCTGAGATTATGGTAACCGGAAGTGCGCCGAACAGTGTGCCAGTAGCGCCAGAACAGATGGACACACACAAGCGTTCCTCAACCAGTGCAGGTGCGCATCCTCAAACGCACGCCTCCAAGGTGTCGACGAATGGTGTCAACTCTGGGAAGTTGCCATCGGCCCCATCGACCAACAGCCAGCCGTCACTTGCACAATCCATGGCTGGGGGAGGCAACGGTGACGGCATCACCTACGAGGGTCAACCCAAGCGCTCGTCGAAGCAATCCAGTTCCTCTACGGGCAACCGGCCAATGTTCTCACCCGGTCCAACACGCCCACCATTCCGCATACCTGAGTTCAAATGGTCCTACATCCACCAGCGGTTGCTATCCGATGTCCTGTTCTCGCTGGAAACGGACATCCAGGTGTGGCGGAGCCATTCTACCAAAAGTGTGCTGGATTTCGTCAATTCCACTGAGAATGCGATCTTCGTCGTGAACACGGTCCATCTGATCTCGCAGCTGGCGGACAATTTGATAATCGCGTGCGGCgggctgctgccactgctggccaGCGCCACTTCCCCCAACTCGGAGCTGGACGTTCTCGAACCGACGCAAGGGATGCCGCTAGACGTGGCCGTCTCTTTTCTGCAGCGGCTGGTGAACATGGCAGACGTGCTGATCTTTGCCAGCTCGCTCAACTTCAGCGAGCTAGAGGCGGAAAAGAATATGTCGTCCGGTGGCATCCTGCGCCAGTGTCTGCGGCTGGTGTGCACTTGCGCCGTCCGCAACTGCCTCGAGTGCAAGGAGCGCACGCGCGGTTTATACAACGGGATGGCACTGAAGGATATACCGGGCGGTGTGCATCTACAGGCCCTGATCCGGGGTGCCCAATCGACGTCGTCGAAAACGATTATCGAGTCGCTTTCCGGGCCGCTGAGTCCAGTGAAGGATCCGGAAAAGTTATTGCAGGACATGGACATCAATCGGCTGCGGGCGGTCATCTATCGCGATGTG GAGGAAACCAAGCAAGCCCAGTTTCTGTCACTCGCCATCGTCTACTTCATCTCGGTGCTCATGGTGTCTAAGTATCGCGACATTCTCGAGCCACCAGTGGAGCTGCAGATCCACCGGAATTCGTCGCCCGTGGTCCATCAACGCGCTACACCCACGCAAG GAACCCAATCGATGCAGGATGGCGAGTACGAAGTGATCGTTGTCGACGAGAGCAACTCCTCCGTAATTGCCGACGATTCTCATTCGAGCGGTCCACTCTCGATCAAG AGTGTGGACTCAGATGGTGGCTCCCTGAACCTGAACTCAACCGAAAACGATCCACAGGAGGTGGAAACGTCTAGTGAAATCATGCCGGAcgaccacaaaccaaccaactcgaACGACGAGAGCTGGACCGATGTCAACTTGAACGATGACGGAGTTGGCGATTTGAAGCCACGTGGCGCCGATGTACCCGTTGCCGTGctcggcagtggcggcggcggcggtggtgtagGAGCTGGTGCAATCGGCGTCGGCGGCAACGATTCTGGCATAATGTCAATTCAAACGGTGGGAGGAGGTGGATTGCGCCTAGACGGAAGCGGCGAGCCACCGGTCAGTTCTGGTGAAGCTGGAAAGCACGAGTCGTCCGACATTTCGGTCGTACGGATGCCGGAGGGATACGGACCGTCGTCAGTGTCgtccgcggtggtggttggcggcggtggcgtcggtggtaGCAATCGTGGCCGCAACACCGACGAGCTCAACCTGAAGACTCCGTTCGTCGGCCAGATTCCGCTGGCGATACCGTCGCGGGAGGCCAGCCTGACACAGAAGCTCGAGATCGCCCTCGGACCCGTGTGCCCGCTGTTGCGCGAGATTATGGTGGATTTTGCGCCATTCCTTTCGAAGACGCTGGTCGGCTCGCATGGCCAAGAGCTGCTGATGGAGGGCAAGGGTCTGACGACGTTCAAGAACAGTCACTCGGTGGTTgagctggtgatgctgctgtgctcgCAGGAGTGGCAGAACAGCCTGCAGAAACACGCCGGTCTCGCCTTTATCGAGCTGATCAACGAGGGTCGGTTACTGTCGCACGCGATGAAGGACCACATTGTGCGAGTCGCCAACGAGGCCGAGTTCATTCTCAACCGGATGCGGGCAGACGATGTGCTGAAGCACGCCGACTTTGAATCACAGTGCGCCCAGACGCTGGTTGAGCGGCGTGAGGAGGAACGCATGTGCGACCATCTCATCACGGCTGCCCGCCGCCGCGACAACGTCATAGCGAGCCGGCTGCTGGAGAAGGTGCGGAACATCATGGGTAACCGGCATGGGGCGTGGGGCGACATGAACGCCAACTACTCGCGTCAGATTTACTGGAAGCTAGATGCGTGGGAAGACGATGCACGGCGCCGGAAGCGTCTGGTGCAGAATCCGCGCGGCTCGAGTCACCCGCAGGCCACACTGAAGGCGTCGCTCGTCAATGGCTtaggaacagcagcatcagcggcatcggcagcagcagcagcagcagcagcagcaggtgcctCAGTTGCAGCCACCAACGCCCCCGAggatgctggtggcgatgaCACCACCGCAGGTGTTGCCGGTGGCAGCAACCGTGTGGCACTGGGGGGCAGGTCGAGCCGGGACGAGCTTTACTCGCAGATAGCGGTGCCGCGTTCGCAACAGCCCGATCTGCTGGACGATTCGGAGCTGCTGATAGAGGACCGCGAGCTCGACCTCGACCTGACCGGCCCGGTCAACATAAGCACAAAGGCGAAGCTGATCGCCCCTGGGTTAGTTGCGCCTGGCACGATGTCAATTACTTCCACCGAGATGTACTTCGAGGTGGACGAAGAGAATGGCGAGTTCCAGTCAATCGATGCGGAGGTGCTGAAGTACTGTGACCACCTACACGGCAAGTGGTACTTTTCGGAGATACGCGCTATCTTCTCCCGCCGCTATTTGCTGCAGAACGTGGCCCTCGAAATCTTCCTCGCCAGCCGCACCTCGATCCTGTTCGCTTTTCCCGACCAGCACACGGTGAAGAAAGTGATCAAGGCGTTACctcgcgtcggtgtcggtatCAAGTACGGCATACCGCAAACGCGCCGCGCCTCGATGATGTCGCCACGCCAGCTGATGCGCAACTCGAACATGACACAGAAGTGGCAGCGGCGCGAAATCTCCAACTTCGAGTATCTGATGTTCCTGAACACGATCGCTGGCCGGACGTACAACGACCTCAACCAGTACCCGGTGTTTCCGTGGGTGTTGACGAACTACGAGTCGCGCGAGCTCGACCTCAGCCAGCCGTCCAACTATCGCGATCTGTCGAAGCCAATCGGTGCGCTCAACCCGAGCCGGCGCGAATATTTCGAGGAGCGCTACGAAACGTGGGACACACCCGGCATACCGCCGTTTCACTACGGTACGCACTACTCGACCGCCGCCTTTGCGCTCAACTGGCTGATCCGGATCGAACCGTTCACCAGCATGTTCTTGGCGCTGCAGGGTGGCAAGTTCGACCATCCGGATCGCCTGTTCTCTTCCGTGGCACTGTCGTGGAAGAACTGCCAGCGGGACACATCGGACGTTAAAGAGCTGATACCGGAATGGTACTTCCTGCCCGAAATGTTTTACAACGCGTCCGAGTACCGACTCGGCCAACGGGACGACGGTACCGTGGTAGGTGATGTCGAGCTGCCACCGTGGGCCAAAACACCCGAAGAGTTCGTGCGGTTGAACCGTATGGCGCTGGAATCGGAGTTCGTCTCCTGTCAGCTGCATCAGTGGATCGATCTGATCTTCGGTTACAAGCAGCGTGGCCCGGAAGCGATGCGGGCCACCAACGTGTTCTACTACCTAACATACGAGGGCAGTGTCGATCTGGAGACTATTGGTGATCTGGTGACGCGCGAGGCGATCGAGAACCAGATTCGAAACTTTGGCCAAACGCCtagcctgctgctgatggagccGCATCCGCCGCGCTCGTCCGCGATGCACCTGTCGCCGATGATGTTCAACACGATGCCTGACGACGTGTGTATGTCGCTGAAATTCCACCTAAATTCGCCAATCATACACATCTCGGCGAACACGTATCCGCAGCTGCCGATGCCGTCGGTGGTAACCGTCACAGCTGGCCATCAGTTTGCGGTCAATCGGTGGAACTGCCAGTACACGGCGAGCATACAGAGCCCTAGTTATGCTGAATCGGCGCAGAACATGAATGCAAACTTGCCGCTCACGATGGATCCGTTGCTAT CTCAAATCAATGGCCACAATAGTAGCAGCAATCAGCAGAATCGACGACACCTGGGCGACAACTTTAGTCAGAAGCTGCAGATCAAGTCGAACTGCTACGTGACCACGGTCGACAGCCGCTTCCTGATTGCGTGTGGCTTTTGGGATAACAGTTTTCGGGTGTTTTCAACGGAAACAGCTAAAATCGTGCAGATAATTTTCGGTCATTTCGGCGTGGTTACGTGTCTGTCTCGCTCGGAGTGCAACATTACCTCCGATTGCTACATCGCGTCCGGTTCAGCCGACTGCACCATCTTGCTCTGGCACTGGAACGCCCGCACACAGTCAATCGTCGGTGAGGGCGAG ATACCTACCCCGCGCGCCACACTGACGGGACACGAGACAGCAGTAACCTCGGTAGTCATCAGTGCTGAGCTGGGACTGGTGGTATCGGGCTCAATCA GCGGCCCAGTACTGGTGCACACGACGTTTGGTGATCTGCTGCGTTCCCTTGAAGCGCCGAAGGGCTTTATCTCACCAGAAAACATAACCTTGTCGCGCGAAGGCTTCATAGTAGTAAACTATGACGAGGGTAGCGTGGCTGCTTACACCATCAATGGAAAGCTGCTGCGGTATGAAACGCACAACGACAACTTCCAG TGTATGCTGCTGTCGCGCGATGGTGAGTATTTGATGACCGCCGGCAACAAGGGCATTGTGGAGGTATGGCGCACGTTCAATTTGGCGCCCCTGTACGCCTTCCCTGCGTGCAACAGCGGCATCCGCTCGCTAGCCCTCACCCACGATCAAAA GTACCTCCTGGCCGGGTTAGCGACAGGTTCGATCATCGTATTCCATATCGATTTCAACCGCTGGCACCACGAGTATCAGCAGCGCTACTGA